In the genome of Paenibacillus pabuli, one region contains:
- the sigE gene encoding RNA polymerase sporulation sigma factor SigE, translating to MLVKWKLVAQLQYYRLLFLLGLKSEEIYYIGGSEALPPPLTREEEEFLLQKLSSGDSAIRAMLIERNLRLVVYIARKFENTGINIEDLVSIGAIGLIKAVNTFDPEKKIKLATYASRCIENEILMYLRRNSKIRTEVSFDEPLNIDWDGNELLLSDVLGTENDTIYRNIEEQVDRKLLHKALEKLTERERMIMELRFGLTDGEEKTQKDVADLLGISQSYISRLEKRIIKRLRKEFNKMV from the coding sequence ATGCTTGTAAAATGGAAACTGGTGGCGCAGCTGCAGTACTATCGTTTATTATTTCTGCTTGGGTTGAAAAGTGAAGAGATTTATTATATCGGAGGCAGTGAGGCGCTACCGCCCCCATTAACACGTGAAGAAGAAGAATTTTTGTTGCAAAAGTTGTCTTCAGGGGATTCAGCGATTCGTGCCATGCTGATTGAACGGAACCTGCGACTGGTGGTCTACATCGCACGCAAATTCGAAAATACAGGTATCAATATCGAAGATTTGGTCTCCATCGGTGCGATCGGTTTAATTAAAGCCGTTAATACATTTGATCCGGAAAAGAAAATTAAGCTGGCCACCTATGCTTCCCGTTGTATCGAAAATGAAATATTGATGTACCTGAGACGTAACAGTAAAATTCGTACAGAAGTTTCTTTTGATGAACCACTTAATATTGATTGGGATGGAAATGAACTATTATTATCCGATGTACTCGGTACGGAGAACGATACAATCTATCGGAATATCGAAGAACAGGTAGACCGGAAGCTTTTGCATAAAGCATTGGAAAAATTAACCGAGCGGGAGCGAATGATTATGGAGCTTCGCTTTGGCTTGACGGATGGGGAAGAAAAGACACAAAAAGATGTCGCCGATCTGCTTGGAATCTCCCAATCCTATATCTCTCGTCTCGAAAAAAGAATCATTAAAAGACTTCGAAAGGAGTTCAACAAGATGGTCTGA
- the spoIIGA gene encoding sigma-E processing peptidase SpoIIGA — protein MVVYVDLIFLTNLCIDGALIGLTAWMRKTKLVWWRWLLSAIVGALYVVMMFVPEFDFMFTFLIKFGLSLVMLSIAFGFKGLQAFMRTLGTFYVINFVAAGGILGVHYMLQSSGELFNGIWFTASGGMSFDLKIAFWFTFVVFFAVLFLFKAVQSSKRKTDRMTTYLGKVEVFIDDVTISCTGLLDTGNQLTDPLSRMPVMVMEVSLWQDMLPAAWKGRLKDEAPDNLIMELDQEDFHWQDRLRLVPYRGINKGTAFMLAMKPDRVKVTMDEMCYETTKVLIGLDGGVLSSDGKYQAVIHPELVQDAASAQSTAISAGATEKPLNVV, from the coding sequence ATTTTTTTGACGAACCTGTGTATTGACGGTGCACTCATCGGATTGACGGCCTGGATGCGCAAAACGAAGCTGGTCTGGTGGCGATGGTTGCTGTCCGCGATCGTAGGTGCGCTGTACGTCGTTATGATGTTTGTGCCGGAGTTTGATTTTATGTTCACCTTTTTGATCAAGTTTGGATTGTCTCTGGTGATGCTGAGTATTGCATTCGGGTTTAAGGGTCTTCAGGCATTTATGAGAACCTTAGGCACCTTCTATGTAATCAATTTTGTCGCCGCAGGGGGAATTCTGGGTGTGCATTACATGCTGCAAAGCTCTGGGGAATTGTTCAACGGCATTTGGTTTACGGCATCAGGTGGAATGTCTTTTGATCTGAAAATTGCCTTCTGGTTCACGTTTGTCGTTTTTTTTGCCGTGCTTTTTCTATTCAAAGCCGTGCAGAGCTCGAAACGAAAAACAGACCGAATGACAACGTACTTGGGTAAAGTGGAGGTCTTTATTGATGATGTGACTATTTCTTGTACAGGCCTTCTGGATACAGGAAATCAACTCACAGATCCCCTTTCACGTATGCCCGTCATGGTTATGGAGGTATCGTTATGGCAAGACATGCTGCCTGCTGCATGGAAGGGCAGGTTGAAGGATGAGGCGCCGGACAACCTTATCATGGAGCTCGATCAGGAGGATTTCCACTGGCAGGATCGTTTAAGGCTGGTGCCCTATCGAGGCATTAACAAAGGAACTGCGTTTATGCTGGCAATGAAGCCAGACCGGGTGAAGGTAACGATGGATGAGATGTGTTATGAGACAACAAAGGTACTAATAGGGTTGGACGGGGGCGTACTGTCATCCGATGGAAAATACCAGGCCGTGATTCACCCTGAGCTTGTGCAAGACGCTGCTTCTGCGCAGTCTACGGCTATCTCTGCGGGAGCAACAGAAAAGCCGCTGAATGTGGTATAG